One window of Oceanivirga salmonicida genomic DNA carries:
- a CDS encoding metal-sensitive transcriptional regulator: protein MDKRNLINRISIATGHLNGIKKMVEEDRECVDIITQIKAVKASLSGVENILLENHALELLNEKDANMEEKIKKILNLVLKNIKN from the coding sequence ATGGATAAAAGAAATTTAATAAATCGTATTTCTATTGCTACTGGACATTTAAATGGCATAAAAAAAATGGTTGAAGAAGATAGAGAATGTGTTGATATTATTACACAAATCAAGGCAGTAAAGGCAAGTTTATCTGGTGTTGAGAATATATTGTTAGAAAATCATGCATTAGAGCTTTTAAATGAAAAGGATGCTAATATGGAAGAAAAAATTAAAAAAATATTGAATTTGGTATTGAAAAATATTAAAAATTAA
- the prfA gene encoding peptide chain release factor 1: MFQKLDEVVKKHEELTNLLMDPEVIADPKKLMEYNKALTSINDIVNKYKEYIEHKNEYDNLKEQVKTEKDNELKEMMYDEISEIEANILILEEDLKVLLLPKDPNDEKNVIVEIRAAAGGDEAALFAADIFRMFTRYAERSKWKVEMLDKNETGVGGLKEVTFLIKGNGAYSRLKYESGVHRVQRVPDTESSGRIHTSTITVAVLPELDDVAKVEINPSDLQVDTYRSSGAGGQHVNTTDSAVRITHKPTGIVVTSQDGRSQIKNKEAAMKVLASKLYEMEVEAQRKEVSSERKSQVGMGDRSEKIRTYNFPQGRVSDHRIKLTLHRLDSFLDGDLDEMIDALIAYNQAELLKSVGDEI, from the coding sequence ATGTTTCAAAAATTAGATGAGGTAGTAAAAAAACATGAGGAATTGACTAATCTATTAATGGATCCTGAGGTGATAGCAGATCCTAAAAAATTAATGGAATATAATAAGGCATTAACAAGCATAAATGATATAGTTAATAAATATAAGGAATATATAGAGCACAAGAATGAGTATGACAATTTAAAAGAGCAAGTTAAAACAGAAAAAGATAACGAATTAAAAGAAATGATGTATGATGAAATATCAGAAATTGAAGCAAACATATTAATATTAGAAGAAGATTTAAAAGTTTTATTATTACCAAAAGATCCAAATGATGAAAAAAATGTTATAGTAGAAATAAGAGCAGCAGCAGGTGGAGATGAAGCCGCTTTATTTGCAGCAGATATATTTAGAATGTTCACAAGATATGCTGAAAGATCAAAATGGAAAGTGGAAATGCTTGATAAAAATGAAACTGGTGTTGGTGGATTAAAAGAAGTAACATTTTTAATTAAGGGTAATGGTGCATATTCAAGATTAAAATATGAAAGTGGAGTGCATAGAGTACAAAGAGTACCAGATACTGAATCATCAGGGAGAATACATACTTCAACTATTACAGTAGCAGTATTACCAGAATTAGATGACGTAGCAAAAGTTGAAATAAATCCATCAGATTTACAAGTCGATACATATAGATCAAGTGGAGCGGGGGGACAACATGTAAATACTACTGATTCAGCAGTTCGTATAACACATAAACCAACGGGTATAGTTGTTACTTCACAAGATGGTAGATCTCAAATAAAAAATAAAGAAGCGGCAATGAAAGTTTTAGCATCTAAACTTTATGAAATGGAAGTAGAAGCACAAAGAAAAGAAGTTTCAAGTGAGAGAAAATCACAAGTAGGTATGGGAGATAGATCAGAAAAAATTAGAACATATAATTTCCCACAAGGTAGAGTTAGTGATCATAGAATAAAATTAACATTACATAGATTGGATTCTTTCTTAGATGGAGATTTAGATGAAATGATAGATGCTCTAATAGCGTATAATCAAGCAGAGTTATTAAAATCAGTTGGAGATGAAATTTAA
- the prmC gene encoding peptide chain release factor N(5)-glutamine methyltransferase, producing MSKLIELLNKTVVFFENKKAQNPRLEAEKLFSKALNIDRIMLYANFDRILTDEEISKIRHVMKEKDTTKENTLKEFLDSSIVYLKKYNVYEASLIAELVFSKVLKIDRMMLFISYEKKINEEEKNRIREYLKKIALENMPYQYVFNEQNFYGRDFFIDKGVLIPRHDTEVLVEKVLEISKQDSLVLDIGTGSGVIAITIAKELPKSKVLAIDISDKALEISKKNTEFLNAKNVKIVKSNLFENIEFKEFDIIVSNPPYISNKEVEEVGLNTYIHEPHEALFANSDGLYFYYEISKNAKEYLKNGGYLAFEIGYKQKKAVNDILTEFGYVDIKNYTDLNGLDRVVIARKG from the coding sequence ATGTCAAAACTTATAGAATTACTAAATAAAACAGTAGTATTTTTTGAAAATAAAAAAGCCCAAAATCCAAGATTAGAAGCAGAGAAACTATTTTCTAAAGCATTAAATATAGATAGAATAATGCTATATGCTAATTTTGATAGAATTTTAACAGATGAAGAAATATCTAAAATAAGACATGTTATGAAAGAAAAAGACACCACAAAAGAAAATACCTTAAAAGAATTTTTAGATTCTTCTATAGTTTATTTAAAAAAATATAATGTTTATGAAGCAAGTTTAATAGCAGAATTAGTATTTTCCAAAGTTTTAAAAATAGATAGAATGATGCTATTTATTAGTTATGAAAAAAAAATAAATGAAGAAGAAAAAAATAGGATTAGAGAATATTTGAAAAAAATTGCTCTTGAAAATATGCCATATCAATATGTGTTTAACGAACAAAATTTTTATGGTAGAGATTTTTTTATAGATAAAGGAGTCTTAATTCCTAGACATGATACAGAAGTTTTAGTTGAAAAAGTTTTAGAAATTTCTAAACAAGATAGTTTAGTTTTAGATATAGGAACCGGAAGTGGAGTAATAGCAATAACTATTGCAAAAGAATTACCTAAATCAAAAGTTTTAGCAATAGATATATCAGACAAAGCTCTAGAAATATCTAAAAAGAATACAGAATTTTTAAACGCAAAAAATGTTAAAATAGTAAAATCAAATCTATTTGAAAATATAGAATTTAAAGAATTTGATATTATAGTTTCTAATCCTCCATATATTTCAAATAAAGAAGTAGAAGAGGTAGGACTTAATACATATATACATGAACCACACGAGGCTTTATTTGCAAACAGTGATGGTTTATACTTTTATTATGAAATATCTAAAAATGCCAAAGAATATTTAAAAAATGGCGGTTATTTGGCTTTTGAGATAGGTTATAAGCAAAAAAAAGCAGTTAATGATATTTTAACTGAATTTGGTTATGTAGATATAAAAAATTATACAGATTTAAATGGTCTAGATAGAGTAGTAATAGCTAGAAAGGGTTGA
- the queA gene encoding tRNA preQ1(34) S-adenosylmethionine ribosyltransferase-isomerase QueA, giving the protein MNIKEFDFELPEKLIAQNAVEPRDHSKLLAVNKNSGKIEHKRFYNILDYLKKDDVLVINRTKVIPARLIGHKKNGVVIECLLLKRLSLNTWEVLLKPAKRLKIGDELIFLENKLSLKLLEIKDDGNRIVEFIYKGAFEAILDELGELPLPPYIHEKLKDKNRYQTVYAKNGESVAAPTAGLHFTNELLDRIRDKGITIAEVYLTVGLGTFRPVKVENVEEHIMHSEEYYIPNETADIINKAKSEGRRIVAVGTTSVRTLESSLDKDNKLIAKKDSTDIFIYGEYDFKIVDAVITNFHLPKSTLVMLISSFMGSKERLMNAYKVAIENEYRFFSLGDSMYIGENV; this is encoded by the coding sequence ATGAATATAAAAGAATTTGATTTTGAATTGCCAGAAAAACTTATAGCACAAAATGCAGTAGAACCAAGAGATCATTCTAAACTTTTAGCTGTTAATAAAAATAGTGGAAAGATAGAGCATAAAAGATTCTATAATATATTAGATTATTTGAAAAAAGATGATGTTTTAGTAATAAATAGAACTAAGGTAATACCTGCAAGACTTATAGGACACAAGAAAAATGGAGTAGTTATAGAGTGCTTGCTTTTAAAAAGGCTTAGTCTTAATACTTGGGAAGTTTTACTAAAACCTGCGAAAAGATTAAAAATAGGTGACGAATTAATTTTTTTAGAAAATAAATTAAGTTTAAAATTATTAGAAATTAAAGATGATGGAAATAGAATAGTGGAATTTATCTATAAAGGGGCTTTTGAAGCAATATTAGATGAATTAGGAGAATTACCATTACCACCATATATACATGAAAAATTAAAAGATAAAAATAGATACCAAACAGTTTATGCAAAAAATGGAGAATCTGTTGCAGCACCAACTGCAGGTTTACATTTTACTAACGAATTGCTAGATAGAATTAGAGATAAAGGTATAACTATAGCAGAAGTGTATTTAACGGTTGGACTAGGAACATTTAGACCTGTTAAGGTAGAAAATGTAGAAGAACATATAATGCATAGTGAAGAGTACTATATTCCAAATGAAACTGCTGATATAATTAATAAGGCTAAAAGTGAAGGTAGAAGAATAGTTGCAGTAGGAACAACTTCTGTTAGAACCTTAGAATCAAGTCTAGATAAAGACAATAAGTTAATTGCAAAAAAAGATAGTACAGACATATTTATATACGGAGAATATGACTTTAAAATAGTAGATGCCGTTATAACTAACTTTCATTTACCAAAATCAACACTAGTAATGTTAATTTCATCATTTATGGGTAGTAAAGAAAGATTAATGAATGCATACAAAGTAGCAATAGAAAATGAGTATAGATTTTTTAGTTTAGGAGATTCAATGTATATTGGAGAGAATGTTTAA
- the rsmD gene encoding 16S rRNA (guanine(966)-N(2))-methyltransferase RsmD yields the protein MRITSGKLKNRVVLSREGFDTRPTLERIKESIFSIIYDKVIDAKFLDLYSGTGNMSFEALSRGAKRAIMIEKDYEALNVIIDNVTRFKLEKDCRAYKNDSLRAIEILKRKNEKFDIIFMDPPYKENLTTKTLEKLSEFDILEQDGIIICEHANYEKLDDKIMNLVKYDEREYNKKIISFFRKED from the coding sequence ATGAGAATAACATCAGGAAAATTAAAAAATAGAGTAGTGCTTTCTCGTGAGGGTTTTGATACAAGACCAACATTAGAGAGAATTAAAGAGTCAATATTTAGTATAATATATGATAAGGTAATAGATGCTAAATTTTTAGACCTTTATTCAGGTACTGGAAATATGAGTTTTGAAGCACTTAGTCGTGGTGCTAAAAGAGCCATAATGATAGAAAAAGACTATGAAGCTTTGAATGTAATAATAGATAATGTTACTAGATTTAAGTTAGAAAAAGATTGTAGAGCATATAAAAATGATAGTTTAAGAGCCATAGAAATACTTAAAAGAAAAAACGAAAAATTTGATATAATATTTATGGATCCGCCATATAAAGAAAATTTAACAACTAAAACATTGGAAAAATTATCTGAATTTGATATTTTAGAACAAGATGGAATAATAATATGTGAGCATGCAAATTATGAAAAATTAGATGATAAAATAATGAATTTAGTTAAATATGATGAAAGAGAATATAACAAGAAAATAATTAGTTTTTTTAGAAAGGAAGATTAA
- the xseB gene encoding exodeoxyribonuclease VII small subunit, producing MATKIGFEEKLEKIKKNIEILEKEETSLDEAIKIYETCQKLIVEAEKTLNEADGKVRKIIEKLGNIEISELNED from the coding sequence ATGGCAACTAAAATAGGTTTTGAAGAAAAATTAGAAAAAATCAAAAAGAATATTGAAATTTTAGAAAAAGAAGAAACAAGTTTAGATGAAGCAATTAAAATATATGAAACTTGTCAAAAATTAATAGTAGAAGCTGAAAAAACATTGAATGAAGCAGATGGTAAGGTAAGAAAAATAATAGAGAAGTTAGGGAATATAGAAATATCTGAACTTAATGAGGATTAA
- a CDS encoding polyprenyl synthetase family protein gives MNEYFEKELNNLLKKYEANNVLYEAFKYSLTVGGKRVRPMLILLMAKSLGKDYTKVIDIALAIELVHNYSLVHDDLPCMDNDMYRRGKLTTHAKYGEYIGVLVGDGLLTEAFNVISSSKTLENKSKIIEILSRNIGINGMILGQVLDMKNANKDIDIKTLELIHQTKTANLISACFETVLAEFNVENDKYITVANELGMVYQIQDDLMDFSNKDDKSNYVNIIGIEKTKEVLNEKILKIRNLLKDDKELLSYIEKIFIRKV, from the coding sequence ATGAATGAATATTTTGAAAAAGAATTAAATAATTTATTAAAAAAATATGAAGCAAATAATGTACTTTATGAAGCATTTAAGTATTCATTAACTGTTGGTGGTAAAAGAGTAAGACCTATGCTAATACTTTTAATGGCTAAAAGTTTAGGAAAAGACTATACTAAGGTTATAGATATAGCGTTAGCCATTGAATTAGTACATAATTATTCGTTAGTTCATGATGATTTGCCTTGTATGGACAATGATATGTATAGACGGGGTAAACTTACAACTCATGCTAAATATGGAGAATATATAGGGGTATTGGTAGGAGATGGTTTACTTACAGAAGCATTTAATGTAATATCTAGTTCTAAAACATTAGAAAATAAGTCTAAAATTATAGAAATACTAAGTAGAAATATAGGTATAAATGGTATGATATTAGGACAAGTCTTAGATATGAAAAATGCTAATAAAGATATAGATATTAAGACTTTGGAATTAATACACCAAACTAAGACCGCTAATTTAATATCTGCTTGTTTTGAAACAGTTTTAGCAGAATTTAATGTAGAAAATGATAAATATATAACTGTTGCAAATGAATTAGGTATGGTGTATCAAATACAAGATGATTTAATGGATTTTTCTAATAAAGATGATAAATCAAACTATGTTAATATTATAGGTATAGAAAAGACAAAAGAAGTTTTAAATGAGAAAATATTAAAAATTAGAAATCTTTTAAAAGATGATAAGGAATTGCTATCATATATAGAAAAAATATTTATAAGAAAGGTGTAA
- a CDS encoding polyphenol oxidase family protein: protein MYIEFENLKKYGFLGIQTTRKAGNMKEKENLYPLLDKLNIDKNNLVKGVQTHSINILCLEENTDISNIENIDGYITDNPKYTLMAYFADCMPIFIIDKKKKVYGLLHGGWRGSSNGILKEAINIMKSKYGSNVNDIIVTFGICISSKNYEIKEDVIKELKLRLNFGTMIESAANKFYLSLSKMNEQIAINQGVPRKNIIVNDYCTYAGDFFSYRKEKTDKRMIALLKVGIE, encoded by the coding sequence GTGTATATAGAATTTGAAAATTTAAAAAAATATGGCTTTTTAGGAATACAAACTACTAGAAAAGCTGGAAATATGAAAGAAAAAGAAAATTTATACCCTTTATTAGATAAATTAAATATAGATAAAAATAATTTAGTAAAAGGAGTTCAAACTCATAGTATAAATATATTGTGTTTAGAAGAAAATACAGATATATCAAATATAGAAAATATTGATGGCTATATAACTGATAATCCAAAGTATACTTTAATGGCTTATTTTGCTGACTGCATGCCCATCTTTATAATTGATAAAAAGAAAAAAGTTTATGGTTTATTACATGGTGGTTGGCGTGGAAGTTCTAATGGTATTTTAAAAGAAGCAATTAATATTATGAAAAGTAAATACGGTAGTAATGTTAACGATATTATAGTAACTTTTGGTATATGTATATCTAGTAAAAATTATGAAATTAAAGAAGATGTAATTAAAGAATTGAAATTAAGGCTAAATTTTGGTACAATGATAGAGAGTGCAGCTAATAAATTTTATTTATCACTTAGTAAAATGAATGAACAAATAGCGATAAATCAAGGTGTGCCTAGAAAAAATATAATAGTAAATGATTATTGTACTTATGCTGGGGATTTTTTTTCATATAGAAAAGAAAAAACAGATAAAAGAATGATAGCATTACTTAAAGTAGGGATAGAATGA
- the secA gene encoding preprotein translocase subunit SecA codes for MLENIFNKMFGNTDEKIIKKMRKKVEIINGLEPKYIAMSDDELKAKTTEFKDRLSNGETLDDILVEAFATVREVAKRLTRMRAFDVQLIGGMILHEGKIAEMKTGEGKTLMSVFPVYLNALLGKGVHVVTVNDYLAKRDRDTMGVIYSFLGLSSGVIIANMSNEERKKSYDADITYGTNNEFGFDYLRDNMVHDIKDKVQRSHNYAIVDEVDSILIDEARTPLIISGAAEEITEWYDRFATVAKKLKRSYKTEEIKDKKNTVIPDEDWEDYEVDEKAHTVTVTDKGIKNVEKILGIENLYSPDYVELTHFLSQALKAKELFKRDKDYIVNKDGEVIIVDEFTGRLMEGRRYSDGLHQAIEAKEHLKVAGENQTLATITLQNYFRMYTKLSGMTGTAKTEEEEFRQIYGLKVVVVPTNRPLIRKDLADVIYQTSRAKHKAIVAKIAELFEKGQPVLVGTASIEHSEKVSALLKKAKIPHEVLNAKYHEREAEIVAQAGRYKTVTIATNMAGRGTDIKLGGDPDSLACKIAERGTPEYYSALDLYEKECEENREKVLAAGGLFILGTERHESRRIDNQLRGRAGRQGDPGTSEFYLSLEDDLMRLFGGDRLKSIMTMLKIGEDEEIRNKSVTKNVENAQKRIESRNFAARKSLIEFDDVNNKQREIIYSQRDQILNNDNLRELILDMLYDNVEDIVFESEDDKVVLIDKLMETYDYNPDFETNTLSKEELLNKLVEELEKRYNLKVGLFGEEYFEKIERYIMLEVLDTKWRDNLKNLTELREGINLQSYGQKNPVNEYKIVSADVYNEMIQAIKRDTTAFLLKIKPRINEEA; via the coding sequence ATGTTAGAAAATATATTTAATAAAATGTTTGGAAATACAGACGAAAAAATTATTAAAAAAATGAGAAAAAAAGTTGAAATAATTAATGGTTTAGAGCCTAAATATATAGCAATGAGCGATGATGAGTTAAAAGCAAAAACTACTGAATTTAAAGATAGATTAAGTAATGGGGAAACATTAGATGATATATTAGTGGAAGCATTTGCAACAGTAAGAGAAGTAGCAAAAAGATTAACTAGAATGCGTGCTTTTGATGTACAATTAATAGGTGGAATGATACTACATGAAGGTAAAATAGCAGAAATGAAAACAGGAGAAGGTAAAACATTAATGTCAGTTTTTCCAGTTTATTTAAATGCTTTATTAGGTAAAGGTGTGCATGTAGTTACAGTAAATGATTATTTAGCAAAAAGAGATAGAGACACTATGGGTGTTATATATTCTTTCTTAGGACTAAGTTCAGGTGTAATTATAGCTAATATGTCAAATGAAGAAAGAAAGAAATCATATGATGCAGATATAACTTATGGTACAAATAATGAATTTGGATTTGATTATCTAAGAGATAATATGGTTCATGATATAAAAGATAAGGTACAAAGATCACATAATTATGCTATTGTCGATGAAGTAGATTCAATTTTAATTGATGAAGCAAGAACTCCTTTAATAATATCAGGTGCAGCAGAAGAAATTACAGAATGGTATGATAGATTTGCAACAGTTGCTAAAAAGTTAAAAAGAAGTTATAAGACAGAAGAAATTAAAGATAAGAAAAATACAGTAATACCTGATGAAGATTGGGAAGATTATGAAGTTGATGAAAAAGCACATACTGTAACAGTTACTGATAAAGGTATAAAAAATGTAGAAAAGATTTTAGGAATAGAGAATTTATACTCACCTGATTATGTTGAATTAACACATTTTTTATCACAAGCATTAAAAGCAAAAGAATTATTTAAAAGAGATAAAGATTATATAGTAAATAAAGATGGCGAAGTAATAATAGTTGATGAGTTTACTGGTAGACTTATGGAAGGTAGAAGATATTCTGATGGACTTCATCAGGCTATTGAAGCAAAAGAACACTTAAAAGTTGCAGGAGAAAATCAAACATTAGCAACTATAACATTACAAAACTATTTTAGAATGTATACTAAATTATCAGGAATGACAGGAACAGCAAAAACAGAAGAAGAAGAATTTAGACAAATATATGGTTTAAAAGTAGTAGTAGTACCTACAAATAGACCTTTAATAAGAAAAGATTTAGCAGATGTAATTTATCAAACAAGTAGAGCAAAACATAAGGCAATAGTTGCTAAAATAGCAGAATTATTTGAAAAAGGTCAACCTGTATTAGTGGGAACAGCATCAATAGAGCATTCAGAAAAAGTTTCAGCATTACTTAAAAAAGCCAAAATACCACATGAAGTATTGAATGCTAAATATCATGAAAGAGAAGCGGAAATAGTAGCACAGGCTGGAAGATACAAAACAGTAACAATAGCAACTAATATGGCAGGTCGTGGAACAGATATAAAACTTGGGGGAGACCCAGATTCGCTTGCATGTAAAATTGCAGAACGTGGTACACCAGAATACTATTCTGCATTAGATCTATATGAAAAAGAATGTGAAGAAAATAGAGAAAAAGTATTAGCAGCAGGTGGATTATTTATACTAGGTACTGAAAGACATGAAAGTAGAAGAATAGATAACCAATTAAGAGGTAGAGCAGGTCGTCAAGGAGATCCAGGAACTTCTGAATTTTACTTATCATTAGAAGATGATTTAATGAGACTATTTGGTGGAGACAGACTTAAGAGTATAATGACTATGCTAAAAATTGGTGAAGATGAAGAAATAAGAAATAAGTCTGTAACTAAAAATGTAGAAAATGCTCAAAAGAGAATTGAAAGTAGAAACTTTGCAGCAAGAAAAAGTTTGATAGAATTTGATGATGTTAATAATAAACAAAGAGAAATAATATATTCTCAAAGAGATCAAATATTAAATAATGACAATCTAAGAGAATTAATTCTAGATATGTTATATGATAATGTTGAAGATATTGTATTTGAAAGTGAAGATGATAAAGTAGTATTAATTGACAAATTAATGGAAACATATGATTATAATCCTGATTTTGAAACAAATACTTTATCAAAAGAAGAATTATTAAATAAATTGGTTGAAGAATTAGAAAAAAGATATAATTTAAAAGTTGGTTTATTTGGGGAAGAGTATTTTGAAAAAATTGAAAGATATATAATGTTAGAAGTGCTTGATACTAAATGGAGAGATAATCTTAAAAATTTAACTGAATTAAGAGAAGGTATAAATTTACAATCTTATGGTCAAAAAAATCCAGTTAATGAGTATAAAATAGTGAGTGCAGACGTGTATAATGAAATGATACAAGCAATTAAAAGAGATACAACAGCCTTTTTACTAAAAATAAAACCAAGAATTAATGAAGAAGCATAA
- a CDS encoding ABC transporter ATP-binding protein, with the protein MIEEVLLEVRDLETGFRIKDDYYNAVDGVSFTLNKNEILAIVGESGCGKSTLATSIMGLHNPLFTKVDGEILFEDRNLLDLTEDEYNDVRGNKIGMIFQDPLSALNPLMRIGAQIEEGLIYHTNYNKEERQKIVLELLENVGIPNPERAVRRFPHELSGGMRQRVIIAIALACKPDILICDEPTTALDVTIQAQILDLIKELQKETGSGVIIITHDLGVVAEIADRVAVMYAGEIVELADVNELFENPKHPYTRSLLNSIPHLDKEAKHLHVIQGTVPSIKNLEREGCRFAPRIPWISSLEHEISPKMHEVSDNHFVRCTCYKTFHFEGSWD; encoded by the coding sequence ATGATAGAGGAAGTATTATTAGAAGTTAGAGATTTAGAAACTGGATTTAGAATAAAAGATGATTACTATAATGCAGTAGATGGAGTTTCTTTTACACTTAATAAAAATGAAATCTTAGCAATAGTTGGAGAATCTGGTTGTGGTAAAAGTACACTAGCGACATCTATAATGGGATTACATAATCCATTATTTACAAAAGTAGATGGAGAAATTTTATTTGAAGATAGAAATTTATTAGATTTAACAGAGGATGAATATAATGATGTTAGGGGGAATAAGATTGGAATGATATTCCAAGATCCCCTGTCAGCCCTAAATCCTCTTATGAGAATAGGTGCTCAAATTGAAGAAGGACTTATATATCACACAAATTATAATAAGGAAGAAAGACAAAAGATAGTTTTAGAATTATTAGAAAATGTAGGTATACCAAATCCTGAAAGAGCTGTTAGAAGATTTCCACATGAATTATCAGGTGGTATGCGTCAAAGAGTAATAATAGCAATAGCCCTAGCATGTAAACCAGATATTTTAATATGTGATGAGCCAACAACAGCATTAGATGTTACTATACAAGCACAAATATTAGATTTAATAAAAGAATTACAAAAAGAAACAGGTTCAGGTGTAATCATAATTACACATGATTTAGGTGTAGTGGCAGAAATAGCGGATAGGGTAGCAGTAATGTATGCAGGAGAAATAGTTGAATTAGCAGATGTAAATGAGTTATTTGAAAACCCTAAGCATCCATATACTAGATCATTACTTAATTCTATACCACACTTGGATAAAGAAGCAAAACATTTACATGTTATACAAGGAACTGTTCCATCAATTAAGAATTTAGAAAGAGAAGGGTGTAGATTTGCACCAAGAATACCTTGGATTTCATCATTAGAGCATGAAATAAGTCCAAAAATGCATGAAGTTAGTGATAATCATTTTGTAAGATGTACTTGTTATAAAACATTTCATTTTGAAGGGAGTTGGGATTAA
- a CDS encoding ATP-binding cassette domain-containing protein has protein sequence MEILKLEDLKVHYPIRGGFFNTIKNHVYAVDGVSMSIEQGKTYGLVGESGSGKSTIGKSIIGLENITAGKVTYNGKEINLKRIKRKSEYRKDVQMIFQDSTSSLNPRKRVLDIIAEPLRNFENLTEIDERKRVIELLEIVGMSEDDIYKYSHEFSGGQRQRIGVARAIATKPKLIIADEPVSALDLSVQAQVLNYMKDIQNKFGLSYIFISHDLGVVKHMCDEMYIMYKGRFVEKGTRNDIYTNPQHIYTKRLIAAIPDVNPTKKNENYIKRMEVEKYYNEHENDYYDKKGRVFDLKPLTNNSNETHYVAYKEEVK, from the coding sequence ATGGAAATTTTAAAATTAGAAGACTTAAAAGTTCATTACCCAATAAGAGGAGGCTTTTTCAATACTATAAAAAATCATGTTTATGCAGTTGATGGTGTGAGTATGTCTATAGAACAAGGGAAAACTTATGGTTTAGTTGGAGAATCTGGAAGTGGAAAATCAACTATAGGAAAATCTATAATAGGTTTAGAAAATATAACAGCAGGTAAAGTTACATACAATGGTAAAGAAATAAACTTAAAAAGAATAAAGAGAAAGTCAGAATATAGAAAAGATGTACAAATGATATTTCAAGACTCTACATCTTCATTAAATCCTAGAAAAAGAGTCCTAGATATTATAGCAGAACCACTTAGAAATTTTGAAAATTTAACAGAAATAGATGAAAGAAAAAGAGTGATAGAATTATTAGAAATTGTAGGAATGTCAGAAGATGACATTTATAAATATTCTCATGAATTTTCAGGTGGTCAAAGACAAAGAATAGGTGTTGCTCGTGCAATAGCAACTAAACCAAAATTAATAATAGCAGATGAACCAGTATCAGCACTAGATTTATCAGTACAAGCACAGGTTTTAAACTATATGAAAGATATACAAAATAAATTTGGATTAAGTTATATCTTTATATCACACGATTTAGGTGTTGTAAAACATATGTGTGATGAAATGTATATTATGTATAAAGGTCGTTTTGTAGAAAAAGGAACTAGAAATGATATATACACTAATCCACAACATATATATACTAAAAGATTAATAGCGGCTATACCGGATGTTAATCCAACCAAAAAAAATGAAAATTATATAAAAAGAATGGAAGTTGAAAAATATTATAATGAACATGAAAATGATTATTATGATAAAAAAGGAAGAGTTTTTGATTTAAAACCATTAACAAATAATTCAAATGAAACACATTATGTAGCATATAAGGAAGAGGTGAAATAA